The following are encoded in a window of Caldicellulosiruptor danielii genomic DNA:
- a CDS encoding NUDIX hydrolase, with amino-acid sequence MLIRNCAGGVIFYQGKIFIMKNEKGEWVFPKGVIRNGEIAPEVAVRRVKEEVGIDASILSTAGQTSYEFYSVTRQRPVCNKIIWYIMEAKSPEFLKENKEENVFDAGYFDIEEAIQKITYSQDKALASCAYEQYKQLVNI; translated from the coding sequence TTGCTAATCCGTAACTGTGCTGGTGGAGTTATATTCTACCAGGGAAAAATCTTTATCATGAAGAACGAAAAAGGCGAATGGGTATTTCCAAAAGGTGTTATTCGAAACGGCGAAATTGCGCCCGAAGTTGCGGTAAGAAGGGTCAAGGAAGAAGTTGGAATTGATGCTTCAATTCTCTCCACAGCAGGTCAAACAAGTTATGAGTTCTATTCTGTCACACGTCAGAGACCAGTTTGTAACAAGATTATATGGTATATCATGGAGGCAAAATCTCCCGAGTTTTTGAAAGAGAACAAGGAAGAGAATGTTTTTGATGCTGGGTATTTTGACATTGAAGAGGCTATCCAGAAGATTACTTACAGCCAAGACAAGGCGTTGGCATCTTGTGCCTATGAGCAGTACAAACAGCTTGTGAATATTTAA
- the fusA gene encoding elongation factor G, with protein sequence MPRQFPLEKTRNIGIMAHIDAGKTTTTERILFYTGKVHKMGEVHEGTATMDWMEQEQERGITITSAATTCEWKGHRINIIDTPGHVDFTVEVERSLRVLDGAIAVFCAKGGVEPQSETVWRQADKYRVPRIAYVNKMDIMGANFFNVIEMMKERLGANPVAIQVPIGKEDTFRGVVDLLTMKAIIYVDDLGKVSQETDIPDEVKDIAEEYRVKLLEAVAETDEEIMMKYLEGEEITVEELKVAIRKATINMQMTPVLCGSSYRNKGVQPLLDAVVDYLPSPVDIAAVKGFSPDTGEEIERKTSEDEPFCALAFKIMSDPYVGKLTFLRVYSGILHAGSYVYNSTKNKKERVGRLLHMHANHREDVDAVYAGDICAAIGLSNTTTGDTLCDENHPIVLESMEFPEPVIQVAIEPKTKADQEKMGIALQRLAEEDPTFKVSTNHETGQTLIAGMGELHLEIIVDRMRREFKVEVNVGKPQVAYKETIKKSVKVEGKYIRQSGGRGQYGHVWLELEPLERGAGYEFVNKIVGGVIPKEFIPSVDAGVQEAMQSGVLAGYPVVDVRVTLFDGSYHEVDSSDMAFRIAAAQAFREGMKKADPVLLEPIMKVEVVVPEEYMGDVMGDINSRRGRIEGMELRGNAQVIRAYVPLAEMFGYATDLRSKTQGRGTYTMQFDHYEEVPKNIADKILEMKNK encoded by the coding sequence TTGCCCAGGCAGTTTCCGCTTGAAAAAACAAGAAATATTGGTATTATGGCTCATATAGATGCTGGAAAAACCACAACCACAGAGAGAATTCTTTTTTACACAGGTAAGGTTCACAAGATGGGTGAAGTTCACGAAGGAACTGCTACCATGGACTGGATGGAGCAGGAACAAGAAAGAGGTATCACAATCACTTCTGCTGCTACAACTTGTGAGTGGAAAGGTCACAGAATAAACATTATTGACACACCAGGACATGTGGACTTCACTGTTGAGGTAGAAAGGTCTTTGCGCGTGCTTGATGGTGCAATTGCTGTGTTTTGTGCGAAAGGTGGTGTAGAACCACAGTCAGAGACTGTTTGGAGACAGGCTGACAAGTATCGTGTTCCACGGATAGCTTATGTCAACAAGATGGACATTATGGGTGCAAACTTCTTCAATGTCATTGAGATGATGAAAGAAAGACTTGGTGCAAACCCGGTTGCAATCCAGGTTCCAATTGGGAAAGAGGATACTTTCAGAGGTGTTGTTGACCTTCTCACAATGAAGGCTATAATCTATGTTGACGACCTTGGGAAAGTGTCACAAGAGACAGATATTCCAGATGAGGTAAAAGACATTGCTGAAGAGTACAGAGTAAAACTTTTAGAAGCTGTTGCTGAGACTGATGAAGAGATTATGATGAAATATTTAGAAGGTGAAGAGATTACAGTCGAAGAGCTAAAAGTTGCAATAAGAAAAGCTACTATCAACATGCAGATGACGCCGGTACTTTGCGGTTCATCATATAGAAACAAAGGAGTTCAGCCACTTTTAGATGCGGTTGTTGACTATCTGCCATCACCAGTTGATATTGCGGCAGTAAAAGGATTTTCACCCGATACTGGTGAAGAGATTGAAAGAAAGACAAGTGAAGATGAGCCATTCTGCGCACTTGCATTTAAGATTATGTCTGACCCATATGTTGGTAAACTGACATTTTTGAGAGTTTATTCTGGTATTCTTCACGCAGGTTCATATGTTTACAACTCAACAAAGAACAAAAAAGAAAGAGTAGGAAGACTTTTGCACATGCACGCAAACCACAGAGAAGACGTTGATGCAGTATATGCCGGTGATATCTGTGCAGCAATAGGTCTGTCCAATACTACAACAGGTGACACTCTCTGTGATGAAAATCATCCGATTGTCTTAGAGTCTATGGAGTTCCCAGAACCTGTTATACAGGTTGCTATTGAGCCAAAGACCAAAGCTGACCAGGAGAAGATGGGTATTGCACTGCAGAGACTTGCAGAAGAAGATCCGACATTCAAGGTATCTACAAATCACGAGACAGGGCAAACTCTCATTGCAGGTATGGGAGAGCTGCACTTAGAGATTATAGTTGACAGAATGAGAAGAGAGTTCAAGGTAGAGGTCAATGTAGGTAAGCCTCAGGTTGCTTACAAAGAAACAATCAAGAAATCTGTCAAGGTTGAAGGAAAGTATATCAGACAGTCTGGTGGTAGAGGTCAGTACGGTCACGTTTGGCTTGAACTTGAACCGCTTGAAAGAGGTGCAGGGTATGAATTTGTCAACAAGATAGTCGGTGGTGTGATTCCGAAAGAGTTCATACCATCTGTCGATGCAGGTGTTCAGGAGGCAATGCAGTCAGGTGTTTTGGCAGGATATCCTGTTGTGGATGTAAGAGTTACGCTGTTTGACGGTTCATACCACGAGGTCGACTCGAGCGACATGGCGTTCAGAATTGCAGCAGCTCAAGCGTTCAGAGAAGGTATGAAAAAAGCAGACCCAGTACTCTTAGAGCCTATTATGAAAGTCGAGGTTGTTGTGCCTGAAGAGTACATGGGTGATGTCATGGGTGATATTAACTCCAGACGTGGAAGAATTGAAGGTATGGAACTTAGAGGAAATGCCCAGGTCATTCGTGCATATGTTCCGCTTGCTGAGATGTTTGGTTATGCTACAGACCTGAGATCAAAGACACAGGGTAGAGGAACATACACCATGCAGTTTGACCATTATGAAGAAGTTCCAAAGAATATTGCTGATAAGATTCTTGAAATGAAGAATAAATAA
- the tuf gene encoding elongation factor Tu yields the protein MAKAKFERTKPHVNIGTIGHVDHGKTTLTAAITKVLALKGKAQFMAYDQIDKAPEERERGITINTAHVEYETDARHYAHVDCPGHADYVKNMITGAAQMDGAILVVSAADGPMPQTREHILLARQVNVPYIVVFLNKVDMVDDPELIELVEMEVRELLSKYGYPGDEVPIVKGSALQALESTSQDPNAPEYQCILELMDAVDKYIPTPQRDIDKPFLMPIEDVFSITGRGTVVTGRVERGTLKTGEEVEIVGFAPEPRKTVVTGIEMFRKVLDEAVAGDNVGCLLRGIQKNEVERGQVLAKPGTIKPHTKFKAQVYVLTKEEGGRHTPFFNGYRPQFYFRTTDVTGTITLPEGVEMCMPGDNVEMTVELISPIAIESGLRFAIREGGRTVGAGSVTTIIE from the coding sequence ATGGCAAAGGCTAAATTTGAAAGAACAAAACCACACGTAAACATAGGTACAATTGGACACGTTGACCATGGAAAAACAACATTGACAGCTGCAATCACAAAGGTTTTAGCTCTCAAAGGTAAAGCACAGTTTATGGCTTATGACCAGATTGACAAGGCTCCAGAGGAAAGAGAAAGAGGTATTACAATCAACACAGCTCACGTTGAGTATGAAACAGACGCAAGACATTATGCTCACGTTGACTGTCCAGGTCACGCCGACTATGTCAAGAACATGATAACAGGTGCTGCTCAGATGGACGGTGCAATATTGGTTGTATCTGCAGCAGACGGTCCAATGCCACAGACAAGAGAGCACATTTTGCTTGCAAGACAGGTTAACGTTCCATACATCGTTGTATTCCTCAACAAGGTTGACATGGTAGATGACCCAGAATTGATTGAGCTTGTTGAGATGGAAGTAAGAGAGCTTCTTTCAAAGTATGGTTATCCAGGTGACGAGGTGCCAATAGTAAAAGGTTCAGCTTTGCAGGCATTGGAGTCAACATCACAAGATCCAAATGCTCCAGAGTATCAGTGCATTTTAGAGCTCATGGATGCTGTTGACAAATACATCCCAACACCACAGAGAGACATTGACAAACCATTCTTGATGCCAATTGAAGACGTGTTCTCAATTACAGGTAGAGGTACAGTTGTAACAGGTAGAGTTGAAAGAGGAACACTCAAGACAGGCGAAGAGGTTGAAATAGTTGGTTTTGCTCCAGAGCCAAGAAAGACAGTTGTAACAGGTATTGAGATGTTCAGAAAGGTACTTGACGAGGCTGTTGCTGGTGACAACGTAGGGTGCCTTCTCAGAGGTATTCAGAAGAATGAGGTTGAAAGAGGTCAGGTTCTTGCAAAGCCAGGCACAATTAAACCTCACACTAAATTCAAAGCACAGGTATACGTTTTGACAAAAGAAGAGGGTGGAAGACATACACCATTCTTCAATGGTTACAGACCACAGTTCTATTTCAGAACAACTGACGTTACAGGAACAATCACACTGCCAGAGGGTGTAGAGATGTGCATGCCTGGCGACAATGTTGAGATGACAGTTGAACTTATTTCTCCAATTGCTATTGAGTCAGGGCTCAGATTTGCTATCCGCGAAGGCGGAAGAACAGTTGGTGCAGGTTCTGTTACAACAATAATTGAATAA
- a CDS encoding YebC/PmpR family DNA-binding transcriptional regulator has translation MSGHSKWANIRHKKEKTDAQKGRLFTKLGRELMVVAKMYGPDPETNPKLRDVIAKAKANNMPMDKIMGFIKRAAGEIDTTGYEDITYEGYGPGGVAVIVEAMTNNRNRTAGELRHIFDKNGGNLGQTGCVSWMFSRKGVIVIEKESFPDEDFVMEKALEYGAEDFSSEDDIYEIITSPEDFSKVREGLEKEGFTFIRAQIEMIPQTTVKLSSEDAQKMRRLIDMLEDNDDVKEVYHNWEEDEG, from the coding sequence ATGTCTGGACATTCAAAGTGGGCAAATATAAGACACAAAAAAGAAAAGACAGACGCACAGAAAGGAAGACTTTTTACAAAACTTGGTAGAGAGCTTATGGTTGTTGCAAAGATGTACGGACCTGACCCTGAGACAAACCCGAAGCTCAGGGATGTAATCGCAAAAGCTAAGGCAAACAATATGCCCATGGACAAGATAATGGGGTTTATAAAAAGGGCAGCTGGTGAGATTGACACCACAGGGTACGAAGACATTACGTACGAGGGCTATGGACCTGGGGGTGTTGCTGTTATTGTTGAAGCAATGACAAACAACAGAAACAGAACTGCAGGTGAGCTTAGACACATTTTTGACAAAAACGGTGGCAATCTTGGTCAAACAGGCTGTGTTTCATGGATGTTCAGCAGAAAAGGTGTCATAGTTATTGAAAAAGAAAGTTTTCCTGATGAGGACTTCGTGATGGAAAAGGCGTTAGAGTATGGTGCTGAGGATTTCTCCTCAGAGGATGATATTTATGAGATTATAACATCCCCTGAGGATTTTTCAAAAGTAAGAGAAGGTCTTGAAAAAGAAGGTTTTACATTTATAAGAGCTCAGATAGAGATGATTCCTCAGACAACTGTAAAGCTTTCAAGTGAGGATGCCCAGAAGATGAGAAGACTTATTGACATGCTTGAAGACAATGATGATGTAAAAGAGGTTTATCACAACTGGGAAGAAGATGAAGGGTAA
- a CDS encoding BofC C-terminal domain-containing protein — protein sequence MKLYFKTATLTAIIIFLFIVSFAVGFTITLERGKVKSEKDIKGKNVTQIAYINKGIEGRIANSTLFVVRKYFEGCGHVIEEKKLVPKEYVGMSKQDFKNIFAGWEIDAFSSKYIVISRVFDGFCPNHFIISIKDGRVAIFYSQPVDGDTLKLITPISIENLPEQEVNDLKKGIVVNSFEDAIKIIEDFGS from the coding sequence ATGAAACTATATTTTAAAACTGCCACGCTCACTGCTATTATTATTTTCTTGTTCATAGTGTCGTTTGCAGTGGGGTTTACTATAACATTAGAAAGAGGAAAAGTGAAGTCTGAAAAGGATATAAAAGGTAAAAATGTAACACAAATTGCATATATAAACAAGGGTATAGAAGGCAGGATAGCTAATAGTACTTTGTTTGTTGTAAGAAAATATTTTGAAGGATGTGGACATGTCATTGAAGAGAAAAAGTTAGTACCAAAAGAGTATGTAGGGATGTCAAAGCAAGATTTTAAAAATATATTTGCCGGCTGGGAAATAGATGCGTTTAGCTCTAAGTATATAGTGATAAGCCGTGTATTTGATGGTTTTTGCCCCAACCATTTTATAATTTCTATAAAAGACGGAAGAGTAGCTATATTTTATTCGCAACCTGTAGATGGTGATACTCTAAAGCTCATTACTCCAATTAGCATTGAAAACTTACCAGAACAAGAGGTAAATGATTTAAAAAAAGGAATAGTGGTCAACTCGTTTGAAGATGCAATAAAGATAATTGAGGATTTTGGAAGTTAA
- the hflX gene encoding GTPase HflX: MIQKLKSHQTEEYMIDEFVYNLLKEFSLNLNKEIAIVLNRKGRIEKVLIEKREFAELENQDSFPKKAALIFTRLSSASHPSMLDLSILIMKKYDYVMTISLKTEEATIAFWGSQLKEVETVGPHKIEYFYNLDISSKISEVDEKQREREKIHETLTEKEERALLVDVWSKSSSQLDSHLLEELESLCKTAGVKVVDKVVQVRRSIDPAYFIGRGKAEEILSICQQNDIDVVIFNRELSPAQIKNLEELLLRKVIDRTDVILDIFARRARTKEGKLQVELAQLLTLLPRLRGTGVLLSRLGGGIGTRGPGETKLEIDRRHIQRRIEEIKKELEKVKKSREVQRKSRIENQVPVVSIIGYTNAGKSTLMNRISKADVLVEDKLFATLDTTTRRVYHKGKEFLLTDTVGFIRNLPHHLVEAFSSTLEEVKYSNLILNVVDISDPYYYDHIKVSEDLLKQLEAENIPIIRVYNKIDKVDFSSVDVFDNLPHVFISAQDGRGINTLLDMIVERI; the protein is encoded by the coding sequence ATGATTCAAAAACTTAAGTCCCATCAGACAGAAGAGTATATGATTGATGAATTTGTCTACAATCTACTAAAAGAGTTTTCGTTGAATCTCAATAAGGAAATAGCAATTGTTCTGAACAGAAAAGGGAGAATTGAAAAGGTTCTAATAGAAAAGAGAGAGTTTGCAGAACTCGAAAACCAAGATTCTTTTCCTAAAAAGGCAGCGTTAATCTTTACAAGATTATCTTCTGCATCTCATCCTTCAATGCTTGATCTCTCCATACTTATAATGAAAAAGTATGACTATGTAATGACAATTTCTCTCAAAACTGAAGAAGCTACAATAGCTTTTTGGGGTAGCCAGCTAAAAGAGGTTGAAACAGTTGGGCCGCACAAAATAGAATATTTTTATAATCTTGATATATCATCCAAGATTTCAGAAGTGGATGAAAAACAGAGGGAAAGAGAAAAGATTCACGAGACTTTAACAGAAAAAGAGGAAAGGGCTTTGCTTGTTGATGTGTGGTCAAAAAGTTCGTCTCAACTTGACAGTCACCTTTTAGAAGAGCTTGAGAGCCTGTGTAAGACTGCAGGGGTTAAAGTTGTCGACAAGGTGGTACAAGTAAGAAGGAGCATAGACCCTGCATATTTTATAGGAAGAGGTAAAGCAGAAGAGATACTTTCAATATGCCAGCAGAATGACATTGACGTAGTGATATTCAACAGAGAACTTTCACCTGCTCAGATAAAAAATTTAGAAGAGTTGCTTTTGAGAAAAGTGATAGATAGAACTGATGTGATACTTGACATATTTGCAAGGCGTGCAAGGACCAAAGAGGGAAAACTTCAGGTAGAACTTGCACAGCTTTTGACCCTGCTTCCGCGCTTGCGTGGGACTGGGGTGCTACTTTCAAGGCTTGGTGGCGGAATTGGGACAAGAGGTCCTGGTGAGACCAAGCTTGAGATTGACAGGAGACATATCCAGCGTAGGATTGAAGAGATAAAAAAGGAGCTTGAAAAGGTGAAAAAAAGCAGGGAAGTACAGAGAAAAAGCAGAATAGAGAACCAAGTGCCAGTTGTGTCAATAATTGGTTACACGAACGCAGGCAAGTCTACTCTTATGAACAGAATTTCAAAAGCAGATGTTCTGGTAGAAGATAAACTATTTGCAACACTTGATACTACTACAAGAAGGGTGTATCACAAAGGAAAAGAATTTTTGCTCACCGATACTGTTGGGTTTATAAGAAACTTACCGCATCATCTTGTTGAGGCGTTTTCCTCAACATTAGAAGAGGTCAAGTACTCAAACCTTATACTGAACGTTGTAGATATCTCTGACCCATATTATTATGACCACATAAAAGTATCTGAGGATTTGCTAAAGCAGCTTGAAGCAGAAAATATCCCTATTATAAGGGTTTATAATAAGATAGATAAAGTAGACTTTTCGAGTGTGGATGTGTTTGACAATCTTCCACATGTATTTATCTCTGCTCAGGATGGCAGAGGTATTAATACTTTGCTTGATATGATTGTTGAGAGGATTTAA
- a CDS encoding 4Fe-4S binding protein, producing MPKVLRADNMNKCLGCFTCMLTCAAVNHNNHNLAKSSIKVKTRGGLQSKFAATICVACKEPACAEACPTNALVKRPGGGVKLIEEKCIACEKCVSACIVGSIHMDYDRKIPIVCRHCGACVRMCPHNCLSMEEVSE from the coding sequence TTGCCAAAAGTTCTTCGAGCTGACAATATGAACAAGTGTCTTGGATGCTTTACATGTATGCTTACATGTGCAGCGGTGAACCATAACAATCACAACCTTGCAAAAAGTTCAATAAAAGTTAAGACAAGAGGAGGACTTCAGAGCAAGTTTGCAGCAACAATTTGTGTTGCGTGCAAAGAACCAGCGTGTGCTGAGGCTTGTCCTACAAATGCGCTTGTAAAAAGGCCCGGTGGTGGTGTTAAGCTAATTGAAGAAAAATGCATTGCATGCGAAAAATGTGTTAGCGCATGCATAGTTGGCTCAATTCACATGGACTATGATAGAAAAATTCCAATTGTATGCAGACACTGTGGGGCATGTGTGAGAATGTGTCCACACAATTGTCTTTCAATGGAAGAGGTGAGTGAGTAA
- a CDS encoding fumarylacetoacetate hydrolase family protein, whose protein sequence is MKLGRFFYANKTFFGLVEGSSVKVLKSLNPLKISDQSYPIEDLKILPPVKPSKIVCVGLNYKDHAKELRLDLPKSPVLFLKPPTCVIGHNDSIIYPYHMSTQVDYEGELAVVIKEVCRNVKPQEADEYILGYTCANDVTARDLQPKNGQWTVAKSFDTFLPLGPVITDEIDPNNSKIKTYLNGKLVQNSNTSNFIFTVQELVSYISYIMTLKPFDVIITGTPSGIGSMKKGDVVEVEIEGIGKLTNYVK, encoded by the coding sequence ATGAAACTTGGAAGATTTTTTTATGCAAACAAAACATTTTTTGGGCTTGTTGAAGGTAGCTCTGTGAAGGTTTTGAAAAGTCTTAACCCACTTAAAATAAGTGACCAATCTTATCCCATAGAGGATTTGAAAATTTTGCCCCCTGTCAAGCCTTCAAAGATTGTATGTGTGGGTCTTAACTATAAAGACCATGCAAAAGAACTTAGACTTGATCTTCCAAAAAGTCCTGTGTTATTTTTAAAACCACCCACATGTGTAATTGGCCATAACGACAGTATAATTTATCCGTATCATATGAGTACCCAGGTGGATTATGAAGGAGAGCTTGCGGTGGTTATAAAAGAAGTGTGCCGCAATGTAAAACCCCAAGAGGCAGATGAGTACATACTTGGCTATACATGTGCAAACGATGTGACAGCAAGGGACTTACAGCCCAAAAACGGTCAGTGGACTGTAGCAAAATCATTTGACACTTTTTTGCCGCTTGGCCCTGTTATTACAGATGAAATTGACCCAAACAATAGCAAAATCAAAACTTATCTTAATGGCAAACTTGTTCAAAATTCTAATACAAGCAACTTTATTTTTACAGTGCAGGAACTTGTAAGTTATATAAGCTATATAATGACTTTAAAACCTTTTGATGTGATAATAACAGGGACACCTTCTGGTATTGGAAGTATGAAAAAAGGAGATGTTGTTGAAGTTGAAATTGAGGGGATTGGAAAGCTCACAAATTATGTAAAGTAA
- a CDS encoding oligosaccharide flippase family protein, with product MNKKILNQIVILTLCNILTYSLFFLYRVFISRRIGSVGMGLYTFGITLYYLFYSISSGGILTAISKYIAENCYLTGLKEKVVDVVSKILFFWSIIITILFCALNPLFCDIVFATPHLKHMVYPLIVCIVVVTQSAILKGFFYGIQNPTPPALAEVFENIVRLSVICPIFLTVAKSSTLDTMLFLSFLGILIGELSSLSFLRISYKLKYRNIRFSIKLSEIVQISSNIFKVSVPLATASVLGMIFQSLENMIIPKMFESIGNTKTKAISIYGIINGMSFPAATLPLVIVNSLSIIIVPTISETKINTKTLNSRINTFLLLTIAISLPATCIFLLFPEQICNLLYKNPQAGVYLKHIAPAIAFYYLSVVLSSLLNALDKVNFNFILSTVLTVARLIAYIPAILLFKSEIPYIWISNIFALISCIIMIEKIAKLEFEFVLEKSTIFLIFQLAVVCLLIFAILIHLNITSTQAFIILFLAGYSLCSYFILLYQKRRKKY from the coding sequence ATGAATAAAAAAATTTTAAACCAAATTGTAATACTTACACTTTGTAATATTTTAACATACAGTCTTTTTTTTCTTTACAGAGTATTCATATCGCGCAGAATAGGTTCTGTTGGTATGGGACTTTATACATTTGGCATAACACTTTATTATCTATTCTATAGCATATCAAGTGGCGGGATTTTGACAGCCATTTCAAAATATATTGCTGAAAACTGCTATTTAACTGGGTTAAAAGAAAAAGTTGTCGATGTAGTAAGCAAGATACTCTTTTTCTGGAGTATTATAATTACCATATTGTTTTGTGCATTAAATCCACTTTTTTGTGACATTGTATTTGCTACTCCACATCTTAAACACATGGTCTACCCTCTTATTGTGTGTATTGTTGTTGTCACCCAGTCAGCTATTTTGAAAGGCTTTTTTTATGGCATTCAAAATCCTACTCCACCTGCCTTGGCAGAGGTGTTTGAAAATATTGTCAGACTTTCTGTCATCTGTCCTATTTTTTTGACAGTGGCAAAGTCATCTACGCTTGATACAATGCTATTTTTGTCTTTCTTGGGAATTCTTATAGGAGAGCTTTCAAGCCTGAGTTTCCTTAGGATATCATATAAGCTAAAATACAGAAATATTCGATTTTCAATTAAGCTTTCTGAGATTGTGCAGATTTCCTCTAATATATTCAAAGTATCTGTGCCACTTGCCACAGCCAGTGTCCTTGGAATGATTTTTCAATCACTTGAAAATATGATAATTCCCAAAATGTTTGAAAGTATTGGAAATACAAAAACCAAAGCAATCTCCATCTATGGAATAATAAATGGTATGAGCTTCCCAGCAGCAACCTTGCCACTTGTAATAGTAAATTCATTATCCATAATAATAGTTCCTACCATCTCTGAAACAAAGATTAACACAAAAACCCTAAACTCACGAATAAACACCTTTCTTTTGCTTACAATCGCTATTTCATTGCCAGCAACATGTATATTCTTACTCTTTCCTGAACAGATCTGTAATTTGCTATACAAAAACCCCCAAGCAGGAGTGTATCTTAAGCACATTGCACCTGCAATAGCATTTTATTATCTTTCTGTTGTTCTTTCAAGTCTACTCAATGCGCTTGATAAGGTCAATTTTAATTTTATTTTAAGTACAGTACTGACAGTAGCAAGATTGATAGCCTATATCCCAGCAATATTACTTTTCAAAAGCGAAATTCCTTATATATGGATTTCAAATATATTTGCCCTTATTTCATGCATTATAATGATTGAAAAGATAGCAAAGCTTGAGTTTGAATTTGTTCTTGAAAAAAGTACAATCTTTCTCATCTTTCAACTTGCAGTTGTGTGCCTGCTTATATTTGCCATACTCATTCATCTGAACATAACTTCAACGCAAGCTTTTATTATCTTGTTTTTGGCAGGATATTCTCTATGTAGCTATTTCATCCTCTTATATCAGAAAAGGCGTAAGAAATACTGA
- a CDS encoding YigZ family protein — MGFKTIAQNVRVEFVERKSKFIASVYRVENQHEVDTFLDQVRKEFYDATHNVYAYTYGIEYPVQKYSDDGEPQGTAGLPVMEVIRKSNISNVLIVVTRYFGGILLGASGLVRAYTQAASLGLEKAGILEYHECEEVLLSIEYSDFEKIKWLASRFNTKIEKIEYSQVVDLLLAIKKEEVDEFIKNISDITSGNFLADKKGIVLRAI; from the coding sequence ATGGGATTTAAAACTATTGCCCAAAATGTCCGAGTAGAATTTGTTGAAAGAAAGTCAAAGTTCATTGCATCAGTTTACAGGGTAGAAAATCAGCATGAGGTTGATACCTTCCTTGACCAAGTCAGAAAAGAGTTTTATGATGCCACACACAATGTGTATGCCTATACGTATGGTATTGAATATCCTGTACAAAAGTATTCGGATGATGGTGAGCCGCAGGGTACAGCCGGGCTTCCTGTCATGGAGGTAATAAGAAAGAGCAATATTTCAAATGTGCTAATTGTAGTAACCCGGTATTTTGGCGGAATCCTGCTGGGCGCGTCAGGACTTGTCAGAGCTTACACCCAGGCAGCAAGCCTCGGGCTTGAAAAAGCAGGTATTTTGGAGTATCATGAGTGTGAAGAGGTTTTACTGAGTATAGAATATTCTGATTTTGAAAAGATTAAATGGCTTGCTTCAAGGTTTAATACGAAGATAGAAAAGATTGAATATTCGCAAGTTGTGGATTTGTTGCTGGCAATCAAAAAAGAAGAGGTGGATGAGTTTATAAAGAACATTTCAGATATTACATCCGGCAACTTCTTAGCTGACAAAAAAGGGATAGTTTTAAGAGCAATTTAG